A single region of the Dehalobacter sp. 12DCB1 genome encodes:
- a CDS encoding response regulator, with protein MNKILVVEDNPVIGMVIQTVLTDEGHQVEVRKSAMEGLYLMYTGFIPDLVLTDLIMREMDGRDLIQKMRNDKRLCSIPAVIITASIPNAENLPDQDQFQGLLSKPFDLEDLVETVDKLINHQTLVTNSAALQTSTPVAV; from the coding sequence ATGAATAAAATATTGGTCGTTGAAGATAACCCCGTTATTGGAATGGTTATTCAAACCGTGTTAACCGATGAAGGGCATCAGGTTGAAGTGCGGAAAAGCGCCATGGAAGGTCTGTACCTGATGTACACCGGTTTTATTCCTGATTTAGTCCTTACTGATTTGATTATGAGAGAAATGGATGGCAGAGATCTTATCCAGAAAATGCGCAATGACAAAAGGCTTTGCAGTATTCCTGCAGTCATTATCACGGCTTCAATCCCTAACGCAGAAAATTTACCTGATCAGGATCAATTCCAGGGTTTGCTAAGTAAGCCCTTTGACCTGGAAGATTTAGTCGAAACTGTTGACAAGCTGATCAATCATCAGACACTTGTAACCAATAGTGCTGCACTTCAGACTTCGACACCGGTCGCAGTATAG
- the galU gene encoding UTP--glucose-1-phosphate uridylyltransferase GalU, which produces MKVTKAVIPAAGLGTRFLPATKSLPKEMLPIVDKPTIQYIVDEAIASGIKDILIITGRGKWPIVDYYDRSPELEAHLKKNGQLDLLEKIKNLSYMANIHYIRQNEPLGLGHAIYCAKSFVGQEPFAVLLGDDIIKSETPATQQLMDIAEKTSSSVIGIQEVPESEVNKYGIIDPLDHQGNIWRVKNLVEKPIPTKAPSRLAIMGRYIINPTIFKYLESIKVGAGGEIQLTDALKAQSRDEQLYACLFEGKRYDAGDKLGYLKATVEFALESPNLGTKFAEYLDELYLNRNKITQRKTKKRGSSAAS; this is translated from the coding sequence ATGAAAGTTACGAAAGCCGTAATACCTGCAGCAGGTCTTGGAACGAGATTTCTGCCTGCAACGAAGTCCTTGCCGAAAGAGATGCTGCCGATTGTTGATAAGCCGACGATTCAATACATTGTAGATGAAGCTATAGCCTCAGGTATCAAAGATATTTTAATTATTACTGGCAGGGGCAAGTGGCCCATCGTCGACTACTATGACCGTTCACCTGAGCTTGAAGCTCATCTAAAAAAGAACGGCCAGCTTGACCTGCTTGAGAAAATAAAGAATCTTTCTTATATGGCAAATATCCATTATATCCGCCAGAACGAACCACTTGGCCTCGGACATGCCATTTATTGCGCAAAGTCATTTGTAGGACAGGAACCGTTTGCAGTTCTTCTAGGTGATGATATTATTAAATCGGAAACACCGGCAACCCAACAACTCATGGATATAGCCGAAAAGACTTCTTCCAGTGTGATCGGGATTCAGGAAGTACCAGAGAGTGAAGTTAACAAATATGGGATTATTGATCCGTTGGACCACCAGGGCAACATCTGGCGCGTGAAAAATCTTGTGGAAAAACCAATTCCGACCAAAGCTCCTTCCAGATTGGCTATCATGGGCAGATATATCATTAATCCTACCATATTCAAATACTTAGAAAGTATTAAAGTAGGAGCGGGAGGAGAAATTCAACTTACTGATGCGTTGAAAGCACAAAGCAGGGATGAACAGCTCTATGCCTGCCTGTTTGAGGGTAAACGCTACGATGCAGGCGACAAATTGGGTTACCTAAAGGCTACAGTAGAGTTTGCGTTGGAGTCGCCAAATCTTGGAACAAAATTTGCGGAATACCTTGACGAACTATATCTTAACAGAAATAAAATAACGCAAAGAAAAACTAAGAAAAGAGGCAGCTCCGCTGCTTCCTAA
- a CDS encoding peroxiredoxin: MDGIKDKIGKLIDEVKEKTTDFKGKAEDTFEEVKEKAEALKDKAGEAYKEVKERAEVLKTKEDYIMEVEQAFRMPLIGDKAPSFKAVTTQGNISFPEDYYGKWVILFSHPADFTPVCTTEFMTFATMEEEFKALNTSLVGLSVDSLYAHIAWLRKIQELEWNGMKNVEVKFPLIEDIKMEVAKKYGMIQPGQSTTQAVRAVFVIDPKGTIRTIQYYPLSTGRNFDEIKRIIIALQKADADQVATPANWRPGQDVIVPTAGSCGTAKERMENQTEDQYCLDWFLCFRREKSK; encoded by the coding sequence ATGGATGGGATCAAGGACAAAATCGGCAAGCTGATCGATGAAGTCAAGGAGAAAACCACAGATTTTAAGGGCAAGGCAGAAGATACCTTCGAAGAAGTAAAGGAGAAAGCGGAAGCCCTCAAAGACAAGGCCGGTGAAGCCTATAAAGAAGTCAAGGAGAGGGCTGAGGTTCTGAAAACGAAGGAGGACTATATCATGGAAGTTGAACAAGCTTTCAGAATGCCTTTAATAGGGGACAAGGCGCCGTCTTTTAAAGCAGTGACGACACAGGGCAATATCAGTTTCCCGGAAGACTATTACGGCAAGTGGGTCATCCTTTTCTCTCATCCGGCAGATTTTACCCCGGTCTGTACAACTGAATTTATGACCTTTGCTACGATGGAAGAAGAATTCAAAGCGTTGAACACTTCGCTCGTCGGTTTGTCGGTCGATTCCCTTTATGCACATATCGCCTGGCTCAGAAAAATCCAGGAACTTGAATGGAACGGCATGAAAAATGTTGAAGTGAAGTTTCCGCTGATTGAGGATATCAAGATGGAAGTGGCTAAAAAATACGGGATGATCCAGCCCGGCCAGTCCACGACTCAGGCGGTAAGAGCTGTCTTTGTGATTGATCCGAAGGGAACGATCCGGACAATCCAGTATTATCCGCTTTCCACCGGAAGAAACTTTGATGAAATAAAACGAATCATTATCGCGCTGCAAAAAGCAGATGCGGACCAGGTTGCGACGCCTGCGAACTGGCGACCGGGACAGGATGTCATCGTACCTACGGCCGGTTCCTGCGGTACCGCAAAAGAGAGAATGGAGAATCAGACGGAAGATCAATATTGTCTGGACTGGTTCCTCTGTTTCAGACGCGAAAAAAGTAAATGA